ACTTAATTATAGAATAACACAACCTACTGAGTTCTCTTGCTGATAGTGACCCAAAAGACCAACTGAGGACCGTTATTGACGTAAATATTTGGTGCTCCAGTtcccatttttttactctttgaaaTTTATAAACTTGTCATTCGCTAAAATTCTAAGTATATTTAAGTATTACAATCAGTATGTTGGCtggaacaatatatatttataatcgtttctcaaaaaatatttcattgattaccttttttcaacTAGCTAACCAGTGGCATATCTTCCTCAGGATCGCATATCCATCTCAACTAGATCAAGAAAACGACTGGAGCAGAGTCAGATTGTTGAAATCCTCAATAAAGAATCACAGGATGTAATGGAATGGGATAGTGATGGCTCTATCCATGATCCACGGAACACTTAAGAATCATCTTCTTCATCTGATGATGATACCGTTGGCATTGCAACATCCAACAATTGTGCAAGTACAAGTCCATTGATATCTGTgacattgattgtttgaggcgtaacttggtgaaagcctAAATGTCCCAGAGCCTCTATTGGTCTTCAGACACTGGTTTGAAACTTTCATTAGTGGCTGAAAACATGACTAATAACAGATATGAAGAGATAAGGTGATATCTGCACTTCACAGATTCTTCTAGGATACCAGAAGATAACAGGGACAAGTTGATTAAAACCCAGCCATTTTTGGACTTTCTCcgcaaaaaattcaataattcccTCGATCTAGAAGAATTACAATTGATAGACGAGATGATAATTCCTTTTAAAGGGCGCTCATCCTTGAAAAATTATCTcccaaaaaataacaatgaggaACCAAGAATAAATGGGGATACAAAACGCGGGTAAGGGCTGGGGCGTCTGGATatgttttctgttttcaattgtACCAGGGGATATGAAAGAAATTGGAATATGATACGTTGGAACATGCAGGGAAAACAGATCAAAAGAAGCAGTAATAAAGTTGAAGGATGAATAAGACCTAAAGAAAGGTGGGAGTTCTCCCATTGCTACTTCTTCAGATGGTATAACCGTAGCTTGGTGGTTTGGCAATAATGCAGTGCATACTGTATCATCATACGCCGGAATTCAACCCATGGGAAAAGTCAAAAGATAATAATAAGTACGTGGATGTAAACTGACCCGTGAGCATTGAAATTTATAGCAAGCatatgggaggggtagatttcaTGGATTCCCATGTTGCATTGTACAGGAACGATATACGCAACTCAAGGTGGTATATGAGGATATTTTACCACATGCTGAATGTAGCGGTGGTTAATGCCTGGCTATTCTGCAGGAAAAGCAATAATGTACCAATGGATCTACTCGAGTTCAAGAGTCGGGTGCCAAACGGACTGATTTTCAGTGACAAAGCAGAGCAATCGAGAAAAAGGGGACGGTCAAATTCATCAAGCCCTTCTTTGCAACCGATGAAGAAAAAACCGACCCATAAAGGTCAAAGATGAGCTAAGAGTAAGTAAATGTGGCCACTatccaaaaaagtaaaagcaaTAACGCAAATGGGTGCCGGGACAAGAGATATGCATGATAAGAGAGAGATGCACAAGCAAAACCTGGTACATGTGCGGCAATTGCACTTGGTCCCGCTATTTCcggattgttttgaaaattttacacgtAATATACATTCAGGGgcccaaaaatatatattgtaataaatGTTAAACATTTTGTAACTATGGTAGTTTTAggattcatatttaaaaataatttttatcaggaagtgcaattttttgtaaagttgttataaatgtttgcttgtaatttttgttattttccttgcCTTGTTGCAAggttgatgttaaaaatattgaacgaGATATCATTTACACATTAACAAAATTTAGTTACAAATACCTGAAAAATACGTTTCTATGAATGTTAAATAAAGAATTAAAGACATAGCAATGCTAAAACtagagttgaatattttttctacctaaaaaatctaaattataaaTTCTGCGGATTTTATCAGGATGACCTGTTTCAGGCATAATGTCCCCATATGAGGACGTCAAAATTTTGCCATGTAAtggcaaaaatgtttattaataacaatattatttcaatactATGGTCAATCACACGtagaaactcgatttaaaaaaattatatcgctTGGATTTAGTAactcatgcatgagagggttaagaaaaataatattttttcaagtaaataattttaaaaaccaataaagagctgttacagtttccttaaatgttaatttcattcaccttttccatgcttaaatcttacctgctagtcctggggggtgtttcagagtctccctttccgagcggatcgggtgacttgacgcggattctacgtcacttactatcggccaggtaatccgtgcgtttcagactggcttcctatcgactcaaggccggcttcccgatcggatagaagtcgagtgggctagaggtgacggaaactcattccggttacgagtggagatatgttataatgctgtttttttattaagtatttggctataataaaatcatacaacattatttcatgagtgctgatatatgtggatattctgatagagtaatataagtgtaagtgactttaattctcgtttAACCCTCGCCACctgttactaaaaaaattacgtcCTACCTActtggggtcttttttgaccccatcgtggatattatttttttaatgaaaaataatactccaatgacttatattaatgagtattttatttgaacACATAACAGgtcaattaacagaaaaatcccACTCCAATATATACATtggataatttacaaaaaattaaaaatattacaatttttagaattgaatGAGGACACAATAGAACTACATATTTAAGTACATAGTTTGATTatctgaatgcatatttttaaaagttaacatttgcactgtaattttaaaactttgttattacaatttacaaagaaattgtaataaaaataaaatattttaacaaattctgatgactcaaaatatttgtggcaaattttaATCTGAATCTTCATCTCCACTACCATTACTGTCACATTGCATACAGATGCTTCTCTTTTGAACATGATTACTACACACATATCTATTGCAAATATTACAATGAGTATTGGTTTTTTTGTCACTCTTACGTGGGCATATGCAACATCTACCACGCTTATTTTTGgacataatttcgatttcattttctgGCAGAATGTTGCCAATCCCagcattttttatggcagtctGAATTCTTTTTGTTTGGCAACCGGTTTTTCCTATTCGACGATGAATTTCAGGCGTTATCAATTCTTTTGCTAATTCTAAAAGGAACCGCCGCCTAGAATTTTTTCCGCGGAAAGAGGGGTATTTTCTCAAATACATTTGATATGCATTTATACCTGCAAGGTCCACGATATCAAAGAAGATAGTCAATGGCCATCGTCTAGTCCCTCTTTTTACAGAATACTGTCGAGCCATTTGATCCACAGTATCCACACCAAATTTTGTTGAGTTGTAATAGAGAATTACTTCTGGTTTTTTCTTTTCAGAGGAACATATTTCAAATGCCTTATGTTGAGTAGACAATAATACCACTGATTTTCCTTTGCTGGGGACATAAGAAGTCAAAAGTGTGTTatgggaaaatgcaaaatttgaggaATTAATCTCCCTGTTTTTTGATGGGAGCATTATTGGTGGCAATTCCCTGCGATTTTTTCGCATTGTACCCACGAGTGTtagggataattttaataaatcttggcCAAGatcaaaacttgtaaaaaaattatctgtggtGATGTTTCGACCAGACCCACTCAAGTGACTCAC
The sequence above is drawn from the Ischnura elegans unplaced genomic scaffold, ioIscEleg1.1, whole genome shotgun sequence genome and encodes:
- the LOC124173519 gene encoding piggyBac transposable element-derived protein 4-like; this encodes MKVKDDSRFMVSKDEKIKWDTVEPKTPGKILSRNIIRQDAGFPGHIQCVEKSEFFRCFITDLMVKNICQYTNQRANQIKDRKSLRKWKNLDSIEFLAFLGLCITYGVQKGRGKPLNEFWSDEFGFPIFKATMSRSRFENILSCLRFDNKETREARKRETKNKAEAVSEMMNLFSSACKSSFIPGPNITVDEHLCTFRGRCAFKVYIPSKPGKYGIKIWMAVDCENMYIVNLQIYAGKHGDMREIQQEKRVVMDLVSHLSGSGRNITTDNFFTSFDLGQDLLKLSLTLVGTMRKNRRELPPIMLPSKNREINSSNFAFSHNTLLTSYVPSKGKSVVLLSTQHKAFEICSSEKKKPEVILYYNSTKFGVDTVDQMARQYSVKRGTRRWPLTIFFDIVDLAGINAYQMYLRKYPSFRGKNSRRRFLLELAKELITPEIHRRIGKTGCQTKRIQTAIKNAGIGNILPENEIEIMSKNKRGRCCICPRKSDKKTNTHCNICNRYVCSNHVQKRSICMQCDSNGSGDEDSD